The DNA segment GAGCTTGGTGACCTGCTTATGCAGATCGTGCTCCACGCACAGATTGCCAGCGAGGGGGGTGATTTCAATATCGACGACGTAACCCGCAGCATTAGCACTAAGCTAATCCGGCGTCACCCTCATGTATTTGGCGATGCCGAAGCTGAGGATGCACAGCAGGTCATTGCCAACTGGGAGGTGCTGAAGCGGGAGGAAGGCAAGGGCTCGCTCCTTTCCGGCCTGCCTAAAGATATGCCGGCGCTGGCATACTCTCAAGCTGTGGGGCGTCGTGTCGCCCGCGTGGGCTTTGACTGGGAGGATTTGACGGGCATTGTCGAGAAACTGGCTGAGGAGGTGGCGGAGTTCAGCGAAGCAATCGAGCACCAGCAGCGGGTGCGGGAGTTTGGCGATTTGCTTTTTACCCTGGCAAATATCGCTCGCCATATTGATATCGACCCCGAGGCCGCTCTGCGCGGGGCCAACGAGCGATTCTACCGCAGGTTTTCCCATATGGAAGAGGTATGCCAGAAGAGAGGCATATCGCTTTCCAGCCTGTCCCTGAAGGAGCAGAACGCTCTATGGGAGCAGGCGAAGCGGGTGGAGTCCGAAAGAGAAGCGATATGAGCGAAAATCAAAGTCGGGGCGAGAGGATTTGAACCTCCGACCTCAGCGTCCCGAACGCTGCGCGCTAACCGGACTGCGCTACGCCCCGATGGTTACTACCGTCACAAATCTTACAGGAAGCTAAGCCTCGGACCTCCCCGATCAGATCGGGGCGCGCTAACCGGACTGCGCTACGCCCCGTAGCAATCATTATAACCCTGGATACTAACGTTAGCAAGCCAGTGTACTCCTTCAGTACATTAGTGTTATGTCGACGTTTGCCTGTTGTGGCTGTCATCTCTAGTGAAGCGAATCAGTATTACATATATAACCTATCTATCTGAACCTGATCAGCTATATAGCTATCTTGCATATATTAATGGTTGTTGCTATATTAATAAAACCGTGAAATACTGCGTGCTGATAATTGATGGTGCCGCCGGCTGGCCGCTTCCGGAGCGGGAGCAGAAGACCTGTCTTGAGCTAGCGAAAACCCCAAACCTGGACAGGATGGCCCGTGAGGGCGTTATTGGTTTGGTACGCACAGTGCCGCCTGGGATGGAGCCCTCCAGCGCCTGCGCCTGCATGTCGCTGCTAGGATACGACCCAATAGTATACTATCGCGGCAGGAGTGCCATCGAGGCCAAAAGCATAGGCATCCCTGTCAGTAATGGTGAAGTCGTCTTTCGCTGCAATCTGGTTGCCGTTCAGGATGGAAAGATGTGGAGCTATTGCTCAGGTCATATATCTAGCGATGAAGGTCGTGCCCTGATAGCCGCCATTGAGGAGGGTCTCGGAAGTGACATAGTACACTTCTACCCTGGTATCGGTTACAGACATATATGCAAGATAGCAGGGCACGAGGAAACGCTTCTTGCTACGTGCACTCCGCCGCATGATATCCCCAATAAGCTTGTAGCGGAGTTTATGCCAGATGGGCAGGGAAGTGACCTGTTGCGGGAGCTGATGCACCGCTCCCAGAATGTATTACGGGATCATCCGGTGAACCTCGAGCGAAAATCTCGCGGCGAGATACCTGCCACAATGATCTGGCTCTTCTGGGGTAGTGGACGGATACCTGATCTGATACCATTCAAAGAGCGTTATGGTTTGGATGCAGCGATGACATCGGGGGTTGACTTGTTGCGCGGACTCGCTATGATGGCGGAGATTGAGTTATTAGAAATCTCCGGGGTGACCGATGGTCTGGATAACGATTTTGCAGCCCAGGTAGTGGGGGCACTGGAGGCGCTTGCGGAAAACGACCTCGTGGTTATCCACATCGAGGCACCGGATGAGGCTGCCCACTCTGGCTCCATTGATGATAAAATAGATGCCATCCAGCGGGTGGACCGAGAGGTGGTGAGTAGCCTGCTTCTATGGGAAGAGCGGGGAGGTAAGAAAACGGGAGAGGACCTTAGAATGCTGATCATGCCCGACCACGCCACGCCCATTGCCGTTCAAACACACACACCGGAGCCGGTTCCATTTATGCTGTGGGGGCAGGGTTTTGAAGCCAATGGGGCGAAACGACTTACCGAAGAAGAGGCGAAGAAAACCGGTTTATTTATTGCGGAGGGGCATACAATAATGGGTAGGCATATACAGGTGTAACGATTTAATTTAGAGGATAAAATGGCGCTTATTGTGCAGAAATATGGCGGTAGCTCGGTTGCGGATGCAGAAAAGATAAAGAACGTTGCCCGGCGGGTCGCTGCCACCAGGGAGAAGGGAAACGATGTGGTGGTAGTGGTTTCTGCCATGGGGAAGAGCACCGATGAGCTTATCGGACTAGCGCACCAGGTAACCGATAGGCCTGACGAGAGAGAGCTTGATGTTTTACTGTCCACTGGCGAGACTGTCTCCAGCACCCTGATTGCCATGGCGCTTAAATACCTAGGACATAAGGCGATCAGCCTCAGTGGTGCCCAGGCGGGTATCTGGACCGACGCATTTTATAGTCGAGCGCGCATCCTCACCGTCGAGGCGCACCGCATTGTTAAGGAATTGGGCGAGGGTAATATCGTTATTGTTGCTGGGTTCCAGGGCATCACCCATGAGATGGATATCACCACCCTGGGGCGCGGGGGCTCAGATACCACGGCGGTGGCGATGGCGGCGAGCCTGGGGGCGCAGGTATGTGAGATCTACACCGATGTGGAAGGGGTCTATAGTGCCGACCCCCGCCTTGTCACGTCGGCGAGAAAAATCAGGGAGCTTGGTTATGAGGAAATGCTGGAGCTTGCCAGCCAAGGGGCGAAGGTGCTTCATCCCCGCGCCGTGGAGTTGGGGGAACTTTTTAACATACCCATCCTGGTGGCTTCCAGTTTCACCGAAGGTTCAGGAACCCTAATTCATGGAGGCATTGCTATGGAAGTACGAAACAAGGTGAGAGGCATTGTTCATGACCTCAATGTGGCCAAGGTTACCGTCCTTGGCGTCCCCGACCAGCCGGGGATCGCTAGTGTCATATTTGAGCCCCTGGTCGGGGAGAATATCAGTGTCGACACCATAGTCCAGAACGCCAGCGTGGAGCGGGTAACCGACCTGACCTTCACCGTGGCTAAGAGTGACCTCGATAAGGCAATGCGCGTGGTTGAGCCGGCAGCAAAATCTATCAATGCGAGGGGCTGTGTTGCTGATACCAGGCTGGGTAAGGTGAGCATCGTGGGCACGGGGATGCTGAACACGCCGGGCTACGCAGCAAGGATGTTTCGTGCCCTTTACGAGAGGGGAATAAATATCGAACTGATTACTACATCGGAGATCCGGATCACCTGCATTATAGACGAGACCAGGGTTGAGGATGCTCTCAACGCGCTGCATCGTGCCTTCGAACTGGAAAGAGGGGAAGAAATAAGCTAGCCAGGGCTTCGGTTCTAAAAGAGCAGGCTAAGCAAAAAGAAGACAGTGTTGCGAGATCTACCCGATTCCTCTTGACAATGCTGGAAACTCCCTTAAAATAGTGCAGATGAAATGAGTGGGGGTAACCAATGCAATATCAGGCAGGAGAAGCTAGACTGAGGCGGCGGCGCGCTAAGGAGGCTATTGCTTTATCAATGCAAGGTCGTTGGGAAGAGGCGGTTGTTGCGAACAGGAGCATAATCGAGGTTTTTCCCAATGATATAAATGCTTATAATCGGCTGGGTAAGGCGTTGACTGAGCTGGGCCATTATGCTCAGGCAGGCGAAGCATATAGCCGGGCCCTGGAAGTGGATCCCAGAAATAGCATAGCCCGTAGGAACCTTGGGAGACTCTCGGTGCTCAATGAAGTGCCGGAAGTGCCCGGACCCGGATGCCAGAGGGTTATTCCCCAGCTTTTCATCGAGGAAACGGGAAAAGCGGGGGTGGTCAGTCTCGAGAAGCTGGCCCCGAGGGAGGTGCTCGCCAAGTTGGCTGCTGGTGAACCGGTATACTTGAGACCGAAGGGACAAGGGCTCATTGTGGAGAACAAGCATGGTGAGTATATGGGGAAGGTTCAGCCAAGGATCGGTTTGCGTCTGGCTAAGCTAATTGATATGGGCACCCGCTACAGCGCAGCGATCGCAAGTTCGGCGGATAGCGAGGTGAAGGTAATCATTACAGAGGTATTCCAGCATCCCAGCCAGGCAGGACGCCCTTCCTTCCCCGCTAAAAGTTCTGACGGTTTTCGCTCTTATGTAAAGGAGAGCATCTTAAAATACGAGCTAGGGGAAAAAGAGGGGGCTTTGGACGAAAGCGGCTACCCTATTGAGTCGGAAGAGGAGGCAGAGGCCTTACCTGAGGGCATGTCCCTGATAGTAGAGAATGAGGATGGTAATGTCCCCGATGAGGAATCCTGATATAATAACACCCCTTTACCTTTACGCCCGTTTCTTACCTCCCTTAGTGAAATAACCCGTTGACCTCCCAGATATAGATAGGTGACACACTCTTGTTGGTGGTTTTATCAATCAGGTTGGGACTACAGTAGTCTATAGGCGGTTCTTCATATCAGCCACGAAAATACAGCTTCGGACTATTCGGGGATTATCTTGCAAACCAAGAATTCGATTCGGTATCGGGCTATTTGGTGGTCAACGTTCTATCGCATTATTCGAAGTAGATAACACCGACTGGTGGATACATCTATGATAGTGAACTCCATTACTAGCCTGTAATCGCCCATTTTCCCCTTGGCTGTGCCGTTGGCAATCGGTATGTTTCATTGTGATCGAAGCAAGGCTGTTCCAGTGCATGAAAGTAGTGTGCCGCTAATTATATGCAAAGCTACGCTTCTTTGACGAACTGAGCGAAGCGTGATATTCTTTTATGAAGTTATAAAGATCTAATATATGATAACTGGGGATAGGGGGTTTGATGGATATCGGAGCAGTTAAGCCAGTTGACATCGAAGAGGAGATGAAAAGCTCCTATATG comes from the Dehalococcoidia bacterium genome and includes:
- a CDS encoding tetratricopeptide repeat protein, with the translated sequence MQYQAGEARLRRRRAKEAIALSMQGRWEEAVVANRSIIEVFPNDINAYNRLGKALTELGHYAQAGEAYSRALEVDPRNSIARRNLGRLSVLNEVPEVPGPGCQRVIPQLFIEETGKAGVVSLEKLAPREVLAKLAAGEPVYLRPKGQGLIVENKHGEYMGKVQPRIGLRLAKLIDMGTRYSAAIASSADSEVKVIITEVFQHPSQAGRPSFPAKSSDGFRSYVKESILKYELGEKEGALDESGYPIESEEEAEALPEGMSLIVENEDGNVPDEES
- the mazG gene encoding nucleoside triphosphate pyrophosphohydrolase; this encodes MESFDELVAIIGRLRSPNGCPWDREQTHSSLKGNLTEETYEVLEAIDEGDMGRLCEELGDLLMQIVLHAQIASEGGDFNIDDVTRSISTKLIRRHPHVFGDAEAEDAQQVIANWEVLKREEGKGSLLSGLPKDMPALAYSQAVGRRVARVGFDWEDLTGIVEKLAEEVAEFSEAIEHQQRVREFGDLLFTLANIARHIDIDPEAALRGANERFYRRFSHMEEVCQKRGISLSSLSLKEQNALWEQAKRVESEREAI
- a CDS encoding cofactor-independent phosphoglycerate mutase; protein product: MLIIDGAAGWPLPEREQKTCLELAKTPNLDRMAREGVIGLVRTVPPGMEPSSACACMSLLGYDPIVYYRGRSAIEAKSIGIPVSNGEVVFRCNLVAVQDGKMWSYCSGHISSDEGRALIAAIEEGLGSDIVHFYPGIGYRHICKIAGHEETLLATCTPPHDIPNKLVAEFMPDGQGSDLLRELMHRSQNVLRDHPVNLERKSRGEIPATMIWLFWGSGRIPDLIPFKERYGLDAAMTSGVDLLRGLAMMAEIELLEISGVTDGLDNDFAAQVVGALEALAENDLVVIHIEAPDEAAHSGSIDDKIDAIQRVDREVVSSLLLWEERGGKKTGEDLRMLIMPDHATPIAVQTHTPEPVPFMLWGQGFEANGAKRLTEEEAKKTGLFIAEGHTIMGRHIQV
- a CDS encoding aspartate kinase, coding for MALIVQKYGGSSVADAEKIKNVARRVAATREKGNDVVVVVSAMGKSTDELIGLAHQVTDRPDERELDVLLSTGETVSSTLIAMALKYLGHKAISLSGAQAGIWTDAFYSRARILTVEAHRIVKELGEGNIVIVAGFQGITHEMDITTLGRGGSDTTAVAMAASLGAQVCEIYTDVEGVYSADPRLVTSARKIRELGYEEMLELASQGAKVLHPRAVELGELFNIPILVASSFTEGSGTLIHGGIAMEVRNKVRGIVHDLNVAKVTVLGVPDQPGIASVIFEPLVGENISVDTIVQNASVERVTDLTFTVAKSDLDKAMRVVEPAAKSINARGCVADTRLGKVSIVGTGMLNTPGYAARMFRALYERGINIELITTSEIRITCIIDETRVEDALNALHRAFELERGEEIS